The following nucleotide sequence is from Photobacterium gaetbulicola Gung47.
TGGTTAGCCTTGATTTTATAAATAATGTCAATACTATGTGTTTCTGAAATAAATGGTTAATATGTTTTTCTTGGTATTTCAAATCATTAACTAAATTGGCGATAAATTGCTTTGGTATGGCGGGATGATTTTTTGATAGCATGTTCATCTAAAGAGTGTTTATATTTGCTAATAAGCTATTAGCCTTGCTTAAGGTAGATGTTCGTCCTTCTTCAGACATATTATCCCAACTTCGGTAAATCATCCTGGTTCTGGGATTTTTTGCTAGCCAGGTATCATTCTTATGAAGAAAATTCCAATATAAACTATTTAATGGGCATGAATTTGCTTCTGTTTTTGTTTTGACATCATAAAAGCAGTGTTTGCAATGGTCGCTCATTTTGTTGATATAGTTTCCACTGGCCGCATAAGGTTTAGTGGCAATGATGCCATTGTCGGCAAAGAGTGCCATACCGCGCGTATTGGGCATTTCAACCCACTCGATGGCATCGATGTATATCCCCAGGTACCACTGCTCTACTTCATCAGGGGCTATGCCAGCCAATAAACAAAAATTACCCGTTACCATTAAGCGCTGAATGTGGTGGGCATAGGCATAGTCCAAAGATTGTGTAATTGCTGCTTTCATACAAGCCATTTTGGTTTTCCCTGTCCAGAAAAAATCCGGTAGGCGGCGGGTGGCCTTTAAGGCATTTGTTTGGCTGTAGTTGGGCATATTGCCCCAATAGATGCCACGAACATACTCTCGCCAGCCCAAAATCTGCCTGACGAAGCCTTCTATCTGGGCAATGTTTATCGCGCTATTCAGCTCGTAGGCGTTAATTGCCTGTTCGATAACGTCTTTGGGAGAGATAAGCTTGCAGTTCAAAGCGAATGATAGTCGTGAGTGGTACAAGCTCCAACTGTGCGGGCTATTCTCCGTCATGGCATCTTGGAAGTAGCCAAATCGCGCTAAGCAGTGGCGGCAAAAGAAATCCAACAGTGCTTTGGCTTGGCTGGCGGTGACTGGCCAGAGTAATTGCGGTTGGGCATGGCCGATAGTGGCGATATGGTGCGATTCAATCCTGCTTAAGATGGCGCTAACGTC
It contains:
- a CDS encoding deoxyribodipyrimidine photolyase-related protein (COG3046) translates to MSAVRFKTLRLILGDQLNAEHSWYSRADETTLYLIAELHQETGYVTHHIQKVSAFFAAMEHFANHLKLKGHQVTYLSLDQSAQFADLPNLIVSLLKQHQCTHFEFQRPDEYRLYEQLHSLAGTLSQTGFYCREWDTEHFLLPFSEIEADFPAGKHILMEHFYRRMRKRFNLLMEDNQPLGGKWNFDQSNRNKLKANELKDIPAPLCFANDVSAILSRIESHHIATIGHAQPQLLWPVTASQAKALLDFFCRHCLARFGYFQDAMTENSPHSWSLYHSRLSFALNCKLISPKDVIEQAINAYELNSAINIAQIEGFVRQILGWREYVRGIYWGNMPNYSQTNALKATRRLPDFFWTGKTKMACMKAAITQSLDYAYAHHIQRLMVTGNFCLLAGIAPDEVEQWYLGIYIDAIEWVEMPNTRGMALFADNGIIATKPYAASGNYINKMSDHCKHCFYDVKTKTEANSCPLNSLYWNFLHKNDTWLAKNPRTRMIYRSWDNMSEEGRTSTLSKANSLLANINTL